The genomic segment TCGTCGTCGACCTCGAGGTCCTCTTCGACGAGCTGACTGCGCTCTCGGCGCGCGGGATCGACGTCTCCAAGCTCCGCGTGAGCGCCAACGCGCACATCATCACGCAGTACCACCGCACGCTCGACAAGGTCACCGAGCGCTTCCTCGGCAAGCGCAACATCGGAACCACCGGCCGCGGCATCGGTCCGGCGTATGCGGACAAGATCAACCGCGTCGGCATCCGTGTGCAGGACCTCTTCGACGAGAACATCCTCCGTCAGAAGGTCGAGGGTGCGCTCGACCAGAAGAACCACCTGCTCGTGAAGGTGTTCAACCGCCGCGCCGTGACCGTCGACGAGGTCGTCGAGGACCTGCTGTCGTACGCGGAGCGGCTGCGTCCGATGGTCGCCGACACCGGGCACCTGCTCGACGAGGCGCTCGATCGTGGCGAGGTCGTCGTGTTCGAGGGCGGCCAGGCGACGATGCTCGACATCGACCACGGCACCTACCCGTTCGTCACCTCGTCGACCGCGACCGCTGCCGGCGCGGCATCCGGTTCCGGCGTGGGGCCGGGGCGCCTCGACCGCATCGTCGGCATCGTGAAGGCGTACACCACGCGCGTGGGCTCCGGACCCTTCCCCACCGAACTGTTCGACGAGAAGGGCGACTGGCTGCGGTCGGCCGGCTTCGAGTTCGGCACGACGACGGGGCGTCCGCGTCGCGTCGGCTGGTACGACGCACCGATCACCCGGTACGCGACCCGCATCAACGGCATCACCGACCTCGTCCTCACCAAGCTCGACATCCTCACCGGGCTCGAGCAGATCCCGGTGTGCGTCGCCTACGACGTCGACGGGGTCCGGTTCGACGACGTGCCGGTCAACCAGACGGACTTCCACCACGCGAAGCCGATCTACGACTACTACCCGGGGTGGAGCGAGGACATCTCCTCGGCCCGCACCTTCGAGGACCTGCCGCAGACGGCACAGGACTACGTGCTCGCGCTGGAGAAGATGAGCAAGACCCGCATCTCGGTCATCGGCGTCGGTCCGGAGCGCGATCAGGTCATCGTCCGTCACGACCTCGTGTGATCTCCGTCCCGTCTGTTCTGCCCGTCTGTTTCTGCCGGACGCGCACTTTCAGGCCCGAGAAGCGAGCATGAGCCGCAGACAGATGGGCGGTGAGGGGAACCGATGACGCAGTTCTGGCTCGGCGGTTACGGCGCCGACATGGGCGGGGATGCCGTGGGCATCGGTGTGCTCGCCGGAGACGAGGGGCGCGAACCGACGACCCTCGCGTACCGCGGCGGCGCCGCGTCGGCCGCGTCGCCCTCCTGGCTCGCCGCGCATCCGACGCTCGACGTCGTGTACGCCGCGCTGGAGGGCGAGGGGACCGTGCAGGCCTTCCGCCGTACCGGCGAGGTGTCGCTCACCGCTCTGGGTGGCCCTGTCGAGGCGGGTTCCGGTGTGTGCCACGTCGCCGTCGCCCCGAGCGGAGGGCACCTCGTCGCGAGCTGTTACGGGGACGGCCGGGTCGTGCGGATCGACCTCGCCGCCGACGGCTCCCCGACGTCCGCCACGGTCGCCGCTTCGGCGAGCGACCCCTATGACCGCGACGCACAGGATGCCGAGGACTCCGCGCGTCCGTCGGCGCAGGAGATCGCCGCCGCCATGCTGCGCCGCGGCTCCATGGTCGTCGACGAGGAGAAGCTCGACGAGCCGGTCGCCGAGCCGCCGCGGTCCGGTCTGCTGCTGTTCGACGAGATGCTCGGGCTGAACGCGGCTCCGGAGCAGGCTCCCGATCCCGCCGTCGAGGAGGATTCGGCATCCCGCGCGTCGCACGCGCATGCGGCGGCATTCCTGCCTGATGGCCGCATCGCCACCACCGATCTCGGGTTCGACCTCGTGCGGATCTGGCGCGCAGGGCGCACCGGCCTCGTCGAGGATCACCGCGTCGTCCTGCCGCAAGGGGTGGGGCCCCGGCACATGGTCGTGCATCCGAGCGGCCACCTGCATGTGGTCACCGAGTACTCGTGCGAGGTCTTCACGCTCGCCGCAGGCCCGGATGGACGGTGGACGCTCGCTGCGGCGACGACCGTGAGCCCGGCCGTGCGGGTCGGGGAGGACTTCCCGTCCGAGCTGTCGCGCTCGCGGGACGGGCAGACGCTGTACGCCGGCGTCCGCGGCAGCGACACGATCGCCGCCCTGCGCGTCCGAGGGGACGGTTCGCAGGTCGAGTCGTTCGCGCTCGCCGAGTCGGGCGTCGAATGGCCGCGGCACCACCTCGTGCACGACGGGGCGCTGCTCGTGGCCGGCCAGCGGTCGGATGAGATCAGCGTGCTCGACCTCGACGAGCGCACGGGCGCGCCCCGCGGCATCCGCCACCGCACGTCGGCACCCGCACCCACCCGCATCCTCCTCGCCCGCTGACCCGGGTCGCCCGACTGCCGGCCCCGCCTGTCCCGCCACCCACCCGCAAGGATGCAGGGCCGAGGCACGGATGCAGGACGAATCAGCCGAAACGGCCCTGCAGGCGTGCGCGGCCCCTGCATCCGTGCGGTGATGCGTCCCCGGCATCCGAGCGGTACGCAACGGATCGGGGACCTATAGCAGAAACCGGCGGGAACAACACGGCCGTGACAACGGTTTGCGCATGCACGAGACTGAGCGGAGCCGCGAGACGACCGCGGACGCAGGGAAGGCAGGGCCATGACGCAGGATGAATACGACCTCATCGTGCTGGGCGGAGGACCGGTGGGCGAGAACGTCGCCGACCGCGCCGTGCAGGGCGGGCTGTCCGCGATCATCGTCGAGAGCGAACTCGTCGGCGGTGAGTGCTCGTACTGGGCGTGCATGCCGTCCAAGGCGCTGCTCCGGTCCGCCCAGGCGCTGCGCGCAGCCCAGCACGTCGGCGGTGCGGCCGAGGCGGTCTCCGGACCACTGGACGTGCGTGCCGTGCTCGCCCGCCGCAACTCCTTCACCAGCGACTGGTCCGACGACGGCCAGGTCGCCTGGCTGCAGTCCGCCGGCATCGACCTCGTGCGCGGCCACGGCCGTCTCAGCGGAGAACGCGAGGTCACCGTGACGGATGCCGACGGCACGACGCGAGTGCTCACGGCCCGCCACGCGGTCGCGGTCAGCACGGGTACGGATGCCGCGATCGCGCCGATCCCCGGGCTCGCCGACGCGCGGCCGTGGACGAGCCGTGACGCGACGAGCGCGCAGGAGATCCCCGAGTCCCTCGCGATCATCGGCGGGGGCGTCGTCGGTGTCGAGATGGCGACGGCCTATGCCGGCCTCGGCGCGGCGGTGACGCTCATCGCCCGCGGCGAACTGCTCACCGGCATGGAGCCGTTCGCCGGGGAACGCGTCGCGGCAGGGCTTCGCGACCTGGGCGTCGACGTGCGCACCGGCGTGAGCACCACGAAGGTGAGCCGCGGCGCTGACGGCGTGACGATCGTCGTCGGCGACGGGGAGGAGATCCACGCGGCCGAGGTGCTGGCGGCGACCGGCCGCACCCCGCGCAGCGCCGACATCGGTCTGGAGACGGTCGGCCTCGAACCCGGTCGCTACATCGCGACCGATGACACGTTGCGGGTGCCCGGCAGCGACTGGTTGTACGCGGTCGGCGACATCAACGGCCGCGTGCTGCTGACGCATGAGGGCAAGTACCAGGCCCGCGCCGCGGGGGACGTCATCGCCGCCCGCGCGAACGGTGAGGACGTCGACGACGCCGCGTGGGGCCGTCATGTCGCGACAGCGGACCACGCCGCCGTCCCGCAGGTCGTGTTCGGCGAGCCGGAGGTCGCCTCTGTCGGCCT from the Microbacterium ginsengiterrae genome contains:
- a CDS encoding adenylosuccinate synthase, which translates into the protein MPGIVIVGVQWGDEGKGKATDLLGDRTDWVVKFNGGNNAGHTVVVGNEKYALHLLPSGILSPGVMPVIGNGVVVDLEVLFDELTALSARGIDVSKLRVSANAHIITQYHRTLDKVTERFLGKRNIGTTGRGIGPAYADKINRVGIRVQDLFDENILRQKVEGALDQKNHLLVKVFNRRAVTVDEVVEDLLSYAERLRPMVADTGHLLDEALDRGEVVVFEGGQATMLDIDHGTYPFVTSSTATAAGAASGSGVGPGRLDRIVGIVKAYTTRVGSGPFPTELFDEKGDWLRSAGFEFGTTTGRPRRVGWYDAPITRYATRINGITDLVLTKLDILTGLEQIPVCVAYDVDGVRFDDVPVNQTDFHHAKPIYDYYPGWSEDISSARTFEDLPQTAQDYVLALEKMSKTRISVIGVGPERDQVIVRHDLV
- a CDS encoding lactonase family protein produces the protein MTQFWLGGYGADMGGDAVGIGVLAGDEGREPTTLAYRGGAASAASPSWLAAHPTLDVVYAALEGEGTVQAFRRTGEVSLTALGGPVEAGSGVCHVAVAPSGGHLVASCYGDGRVVRIDLAADGSPTSATVAASASDPYDRDAQDAEDSARPSAQEIAAAMLRRGSMVVDEEKLDEPVAEPPRSGLLLFDEMLGLNAAPEQAPDPAVEEDSASRASHAHAAAFLPDGRIATTDLGFDLVRIWRAGRTGLVEDHRVVLPQGVGPRHMVVHPSGHLHVVTEYSCEVFTLAAGPDGRWTLAAATTVSPAVRVGEDFPSELSRSRDGQTLYAGVRGSDTIAALRVRGDGSQVESFALAESGVEWPRHHLVHDGALLVAGQRSDEISVLDLDERTGAPRGIRHRTSAPAPTRILLAR
- a CDS encoding dihydrolipoyl dehydrogenase family protein, giving the protein MTQDEYDLIVLGGGPVGENVADRAVQGGLSAIIVESELVGGECSYWACMPSKALLRSAQALRAAQHVGGAAEAVSGPLDVRAVLARRNSFTSDWSDDGQVAWLQSAGIDLVRGHGRLSGEREVTVTDADGTTRVLTARHAVAVSTGTDAAIAPIPGLADARPWTSRDATSAQEIPESLAIIGGGVVGVEMATAYAGLGAAVTLIARGELLTGMEPFAGERVAAGLRDLGVDVRTGVSTTKVSRGADGVTIVVGDGEEIHAAEVLAATGRTPRSADIGLETVGLEPGRYIATDDTLRVPGSDWLYAVGDINGRVLLTHEGKYQARAAGDVIAARANGEDVDDAAWGRHVATADHAAVPQVVFGEPEVASVGLTAKAAEDAGHSIRVVDYDLGGVAGASLREDGYSGQARMVVDTDRDVILGVTFVGPDLADLLHAATVAIVGEVPISRLWHAVPSYPTVSEIWLRLLETYGRESA